One Triplophysa rosa linkage group LG8, Trosa_1v2, whole genome shotgun sequence genomic window, GTTAGATcaagattaaattaaatgtgaCTGTATTGTTGAGTAAAACAGTCCCTAAAGTTTGTTTTACCTTCTGTTTTTGGTGGCTGAGGGCCTTCCACTGGACTTCTGTGAATAGGGAACAAAAGAAAGTTATTATGCTAAGCCTGAGGTACTGAAACATTTGGCGAGCATGCTCATCTGCAGTAATCGCAATTTCTTCAGTGTGGCTCAGTCAGCTGTTGTTGAGGTTAAGTTTGGACTCATTGGCCAGTTTAGCTTTGACATGCTGAGTCTCTGACTGATACACACTGCCTATTCACACAAAGAACACCAGTTTCAATTTGTTGGGAATTTGTGAGATTCTGTTGTTCTGTGTAAGAGTTTGGGATTACTTAGTGTTAGTGTTGATGGggtgtattttaaatgtaacattgttTGAGTGAATAGACAGTGTCCGAGGCACGAAAGAATAACCTGGTCAGTTTAGATATGTGTCAATTTAGAAACCAGGGGCTGCATTCAAACAGCAAATGAGCTTTCCAATGCACAAGCATAGTACCCTCATCCTTTTTTGGACTCATTCCACATGCACAGTCAAGGCTGTACACTTGCTTGAAAAACTCTTACTTGGATGCTTTTGAGCATTTGCACTTTTTACCTGTCAAGGGCAAAATATtttgagagacagagagagacaaagagagatgtgatgaaaaatgaaattgaGAAGGACTCTTTGGGAAATTCGATTGGGGCTGGTTCAAATTTGGAATTCAGTTCATTTCAGAAAAGATGCACAGACATTTCTTTTACAAATGACTAATTTCAAATTAAACTTGTGtgaaatgcaataaatatttGGTCTCCCTGCACTGCCTAGTTAACTAAAAAAAGATGTGTTAATATTAATGTGACCAATAttttgtgttggttttgtgtaaaataaatgaaagggacaGCACAAGTCATGTGTAAGTACACATAATGTCTTGTCCCAAGAAAgtagttgtgttgtgttgtttgaacacaaacattttcagATGGACATAAGAACAGCAAGGgactaaaaacagtaaatatGACAAAAAGAATAAACTATAATATTTGGCAGATTGACTTACTCAGAGCAATGAGAATCCCAGCCACGAACATAACCACACCCAAGATGACACCCGTGGTCCTCAACGTCTCATAATCTGTGCTCaatcacatttatattttaattaagtCAATATATTCAAATGTTTGAACTATGCAATGTTTGCACACCTACCATAGTAAAAGGCACTCTGGTCCAAATACGCGTAAGACTCTGtaagtaaatataaacataaaacaattgaACATCTTTGGAACAAAGGAAACTCCTATTTAGAGTCAGGCATGAGACTAAAGTTGGAAAGACAATGCGTTGtgttcagcaccatggacaggtGCTGGGTTTCTAAATCTAAACTTATGTTAATACCACACCTGCTATCAGAGTGAATGTGTGAAATTATGATGAACATATTCATGCAGGCGTTGTGCTGACATGCATCCGAGACCCATTCTGATGAAATGATTTGATTTAGTAATCATACAATTACTATCCGAACCAGATACTGTGCGTGCAATCTGGGCAAGACATTTTGCAAACTCAAGTTTTTTCCACAAGATCTCAGTCGGATTATCGATTGGTTGAAAAACGAGTTGGACTGCGTGCTCAGCGGAAAGCAGGTTGGATTGTGTAAGCGCAGGGATAACTGCAGTCGCCACACTACACGGGTAGTGTACTTTCCTCTAGTAACAATCAATACAAATCTGCATTTCCAAAATACTATTAGTCTGTCAGTTTATATTGCCGATATTAGGCTATTTGAAACCCCATTGCCAAGTAACACGAACGAAAGACAAAACGAAATGATGATGCTGTCACATGCCTCTGACAACTTTATCATCGTTTAGAGATTCAGCAGAGTGCCAAACAAGGTTAGAGCCGTACACCGCAACTCAGCTGTAGTAAAATTATTGTTAAATTAAGGAATTTTACTAGGGTTTCCAGTTAAACTTCAGTGTTTTGTGACAGCTTGGCGCTCTTCAGCAGCGCATTCTCTCTTGAGGATGCTCTATAGCGACGCCGTATAGGGTAGATAGGATTGCACCTACCGGCAAATTTCGAATGTGTTACAGCCTACAACCTACAGCAAACAGAGACAACTACATTTGTGTTGTGAAGTAAATTCAACAACTGAATTTCTGTCAAATTGATTACATGCTCTAGTCAAGTTATACCCTTTACACAATGTCGCAAAAAATGGCTTCTTCAGACAAACAACAAGTGCAGTCTCCCTTGCTCAATAGAGTGCTCGTGCACTCGAATGTTCTGAAACACAAATCGATAAAAGCATTTAATGGCATTGCGTGATCttctaaaataaatacatgcaataAACAGACAAACCTGTTGTTGGAGCTGCCATTGCTGCAGTTTTCTGTATTATTCAGGCAGGGGTTGTTCCGTTTAATATACAGCACCGTGGATGAAGAGAGCACGCTGGAGGAGGATTGCGGCGATGCTGCGCTTTAGAAACTGCACTCGCTTGCTCCCTCTAGTGGTGAACTCTAGTCTCAGCGTTCCTCCCCGGGAAGCTCCTAGCGTCTGCAAAATGAAGCTTGCTGGATATTGCGGTGGGGATCCTGAGCCAAACCACCCATTGAACAATGCCGACGAAACCTTGCATGCGCAGAACCCCACCTAATGCAGCAAGTGTGACTGACCTGCCAGAGGAGAATCGCGAATACCTTAACAAACCTACATCTGTACATACAATTAAGGCAGTCcgaaaataaatcaataacttTTCGCTGGGAAATACATTGTAGATTAATGGAggagtcaatgggtaccgtttattaccaacattctttaaaatatcttctttgtgttgtgcataagaaagaaagtcatacaggttttaaatgacaagagggtgagtaaattatggcagaattttcattttaaggtgaactatccctttaaagcctgTATTAGTGTCAACTATTTTCTGTAATGCCACGAGCAGCATATGAGCGACAGACTGGGACAGGTGCAAAAGCAGTTAACATCATGTTGACACTTAATAACACTAAACAGACATTAGTTTAGAAATCAGTTTATTTCTAGTGCAGTTTACAGTGTGATTGGTTAACTCTACAAAGTAACAA contains:
- the LOC130557962 gene encoding sodium/potassium-transporting ATPase subunit gamma-like isoform X5 — translated: MAAPTTESYAYLDQSAFYYDYETLRTTGVILGVVMFVAGILIALSKKCKCSKASKSPVEGPQPPKTEVPPQTV
- the LOC130557962 gene encoding FXYD domain-containing ion transport regulator 7-like isoform X1, translated to MAAPTTESYAYLDQSAFYYDYETLRTTGVILGVVMFVAGILIALKVQWKALSHQKQKFHLRQCKEDACVRLGGPFRRGNAQTHKVTYRNVEESRTYLTSFCNLSLNAVLLLYF